CCTCTCTGATCTGAATCCCCGTGGAGGTTGGGCGGGCAGGAGGATTCTAGGGCAGACACCAGCCTCACCCAGCTCCTCCTCCGTCATGGGCAGGAAGTGGTCCACCAGCTCCTCAGATTTGCCCAGCACAGTGTGGACGGTGTGACTCACAGAGCGCTTCAGCTCCACGCTCCAACGCCGGCTCCGCTGTGCAATGTCCGCTGGGCCTGGGACGCTGCTGGCCATGGCATCCTTGGCGGAGGCCACCACCTGGCAGGAGGGGCCTGCCTCAGATGCTGCAgacctctggcccctttcccctcccccaccccagctcctgGGGCTGGGACAAAAGATCTCTGGTCCCCTTTGTgactctgtacctcagtttctcctCCATAAAATGGGGGACTAACAAAACCCTCCCTGGGTggggcttggtggctcatgcctgtacttggaaggtggagtttgggaggattgcagcttgaggACAGTCGCAAAAACTtaaccagaccctatctcaataagcctggtgtggtggctcatgcctgtgatctcagctacttgggaggcgcaGGTAGGAAACTggtgttttttttaatcacagttttatatttattttaattaatttagttttggcagtactggggtctgaactcagggactcgtgcttgctaggcaggcgctctgtggttttgtatttgtcttttttctccaaaGATGGGCTGACATCTTCCTTTGCTCCCTCCCACCTCTGCTGGAATCACCCTGCCGCAGGTCCCCTGGGTCTGGTCACACCTCTACCATGTCTGCAGGTTGCTGGAGAAATGGCAGCTTCTCCTCCAGCTTGTCCAGACCCCTGCAGGCAAGATTGTTCACTGTGGCCACTGAAGAGAGAGGCGGGGAAATAGGGACACATGGAGAGTTACAGAGGGAGAGAGTGCTAGAGATAGAGGCAGAGACAACGAAAGACAAAACACAGAACGAGATGAGATCTAACTCAGGAGATGGGCAGTGGTCCGTGGAGGTGGGCTGGCGTCGTTAAGGCTCCCAGAGAAGCCACAGAGAGGCTGGTCCCACACAGGGGCTCTGTGACAGGTTGTTGGGGTGTGGAGATCGGGCCACAGGGGGACCTGGTGCCTCCCAGCATGTGGCCAGCTCCCTGGAAGGGCCTGAGGACCTTGAGTATGGGATGGGCCACCAGCTGAGGCAGCCCTGCCAACCAGCCCAAGGCCAAGGTGACCCTCAGCCCCACCCAGCTCAGCTGCCCAGTGGGTGTGGCTCAGGGTCACGAGAGCCAACTGAGAGGAGCTATGGAGGCCCTGGTGGGCCCTCAGGTGACCCTTCCTTGGTCAAACAGGAGGCCAAGGGTCTTTGTGCCCCTTGCCAAATTGGACCTCTGAGCTGGTGACAGGTGTGTTCGGCAGATGGTGGCAGGCAGGGCTGAGCTACATGGCTCAGGCCAGGCAGAGGGAGGGCAGCGGAGAGGGGAGAAGTGTGTAAAAGGATTGATGGACCAAAGaagagaggaggatgaggaggcagaaggaaaagGACCAGAGAGGACGGGCGGCAAGTCAGCAGGTGAGCAGATTAGACAGCGATGGAGATGGTGGGCTGTGGGTCTGGGGGCAGGGCAGATGGAGAACAGAGGGGACCATGAGACAGACAGTGGGCACATTAAGGACAGACAAGACAATGTCTAAATCCCAGCTCATCAGAAGATGGAGATTTGGGGAAGCACAGTTCGAtgcagttagcaagaccccatctcaaccaacaagctgggtgtggtagcacccACCTGtaactgaaatcccagctacccaggaggcagaggtagaaggatcaaggtccaggcctgcctgagcaTAAATGGGGGaacctatccccaaaataactaaagcaaaaatgagtgGATGGCTCAAGTGGATGGCAAAAATGAGTggatggcagagcacttgccttgcaagtgcaaggccctgagttcaaaccccagagcttcagaagaggaaggaggaggaggaagagaaatacaTAGGCTAGGTCAGCCAGGCCAAGAAGGGACATCCAGTTCAGGGGACCAATCCCTGAAGATGGACCACAGTGGGGAGGGAGCATGGGGCAGTAGGGCTGTCCCCAGAACCCAGGGACGGCGTGGGGACTCACGCTGGGGTTGCAGGTGGTCCAACAGCGGCTGGGCGTGGTGCAGGGCGCAGGTGGTCAGGCCGCAAACGCAGTGCTCAGCCAGGCGGCAGGCGGAGCCCAGCAGTGGGTGCCAGTCCTTGGCTGCGCTGTAGGCATGGGACACGGCCCTGACCAGGGGCAGGGATGCTACACGCTGCACTACGTTCTGTGGGAAGTGATGGCATCAGAGGAACAGCGGGGGAGGCTGGGGGGTCCGCCTGCTTCCCCTCTCTGGGTCAGACCAAGGGACAAAGGGCATCAGGGAGAAGTGGCCCGGTCCAACTATGTACCGGGAGCGGAGACACACGGAGATGTGACCCTCCGTGTTTTCTTAGTAGTGTGCACAGCGTTACAAGTTTGGAATTGCTCTGGGAAGGGGATGTCACAGTCTAGCAGTTTAGAACTCAGCTTCTGGATGAGGCCACCTGGGGTTCGGTTCTGGTTGGGCCATGTCCCAGTTGTGTGGGCTTGGGAAAGGATTTGattgctctgtgcctcagtttcttcatctgtaaaacaggttTCTAGGGCTGCAGTGGGGTGGACCCAAGGGCACGTGAGACACTTAGCACTGTGTCTGACACTGAATCTGCCACGTTTGATGCTATTACTGCTATTGTGGTTGTTACTGAGGGTGACACGTGGACTGAGAGGCAGGGGACTGGATGCCTCATGGGGGCTGCTTGTCCTTGGAAAGATGACCTCTCCTCTCTGGCCCACGGTGTTCTCAGAATCAGCTTCTCCCAGTAAAGGGACAGGAGGGGACACCTGGCCTGAAACCATCCCAGGAAGACTGTCCCCCACCCTTCCTGTGTCCCCACTCCCTGGGAAGGGGCAGCCCCTCACCTGCTGATCCCGCTCCCCCAAGCTGGGTTTGGGGTCCTCAACGGCCTCATCCACGGACATGGCTGCTGCAGACGGACTCTCCCTGAGGAGGCAGGACAGTGACAGGGACCCCTCACACCAGCCCTCCAGGCTTTCACCCAGGCCCCAGGTGGTGTCCAGCTGGGCTCTGTGACTTAGATAAGTCTCATTTCCATttgggacctcagtttcctcatctgtgaaatgggcacaGATGAGGCACACACAGGGCTCTGCACGCAATAAGTGTACAACTGTCACCACCCAGGGCATGGGCTTTAGGTGAGACCCAGCTGCACTTGAATCCCGACATTACCTGCTGTGGGACTCTGGACAAGCTCCTTCACCTCCCTGAGCAGtgtcctcttctgtaaaatgggggaggTCCCTCCTGTCCCTGCCAGGAACAGACATGCCGAGCAGCCCCCCACGCAGGGATGGAAGTGGTAGCGGCGGGTTCAGGATCAGCCCACAGTGGTCCTTTGACAGACAGGGAAACCGAGGCAAGCAGAAGGTCCACGCTGGGCCCAAGGTCACAGTGGAGAGCTGGCCTCGCGCTGTCTGTGGTTCCCCTGCCGCCACCCAGCGCCCTCTGAGTCCTGGTCGCCGCCCAACTGGGTCCTGAGCCTCCGCCAACTGGGCCAAGGGTCTCAGCCACGTGCTGCAGCCCGTCGTACCCCTCCCGAGCCATCGATCGGACCCTCTCCCAGCCACCCAGCCCTGGGTCCCCGAGCCCGGGGACGCCCTGGCCGCAGCCCCGCGCCACACTCACCTGGGCGCGCACTCAGACGCCAGCCGCGCCTCCGCGCACCCCCGGCCCAGCTCGAGTCTCCGCCCCGCCGGCCCGCCCACCTTATAATGGCTCGGGGGGCGGGGCCTCCGGGAACCGACCAATGGGACGAGGCCAgcgggggggggtggggggggcggtggAGGGGGAAGGAGCGGCAGGTTCCCAGTGAAGTAGCCGAGGGCTTCGCGGTTGCCGTAGCAATCCAGGGACTCAGGACGCCCTATGGTCACCtgtctcccccccactcccctgTCCAGTGTCCTTGGGCAATTCgccaatgattttctttcttcttttttactttttttctttgggactgggatttgaactcagagctttgctcttgcaaagcaggcgcttggGCCGTGccaccttctttcttcttcctgtttatttAATGGTGCACCGTTCCTGGAGGTACCGCAATAAGCTCTTCTTCCATCTCCCTGTTCCAAAAGTTCATTTAATGTATTGCCCTCGGATATAGGACTTATCAGAGTAAACTGAGAAGcacagatactacacttgatcttagccaaaaggccaagaagtgattctttcttctttttaatctgCCATTTAGCTAAGCCATTAGCCAGCCCAGCCTGTCCCCGTCCCTACagacccccattttacagatgagtaaactgaggctcaaagctTGAACCTGTAGCCCAGCTCCCAGTGACAGGTCTGATGCTAACCCATCCTGTTAGACTCCAGACCTCTGCCTTTCAACCAGGCCACGACCTGACCCTCCTTCTTGGGGGCTGAAAAACATGGGCGTGCTTTAACCCCCAGACTCCGCCAGCCCCTGACGCCCACCTCTGCATTGACAGGGACCTTTGGATCTGCACTATGAGCACCCAGCCCGGACCTTCAGCTCTGTCCACCTCCCCCACTcctccacagacacacacacacacacacacactgcccccACCTTCTGGCCTGCCCTGGGCAGGTGCCCCTTGGATTGTCACAAGCCAGAATGACACATTGGAGACCTGGGCAATCTGGGACACAGGTCTGGCAGAAATGCACTGGTAACACGACACCTGGGCCACACTCAGGGTTTTATTTCCAGCTAAGtcctgggatgggggagggggagtagaAGCCACAGCCGGCTGATCCCAAGGCCACAGTTTGGGAGCACCCCAGGCTCTGGGTCccacctcctcctgcctcctgcttcACAGGGGACTTGGGAGAAGAAGAGACTTGAATGCTGATTTGCCTGATTCGGTTCAACTGCTTTTTATTACTCTTGGGGAGAGGTTGGTGAGAGAGCACAGGCCCCAGACACCCCCATGTGTCCAGAGCTCAGCCAGAGGGAGGGACAAGAGGTCCGGGAGGATCCCAGAGAGCAAGACACTTGGGAAATTGCCTGTCAGGAAGAGGGGACAGTGTGAGGAAAGCCAGGTAGCTGGAAAGCCATGGTGGCTTTGGGGGAACATGGCTGACGTGAGTGACAGTGAGAGGCCGGGAGTCCCCTCCTTGAAGCTTGTGTGACTTCCTAATGGAGTGCTAAGTGAGGttgtcccacacacacacacacacacttcagccCCAGGCCTCACTGGGACCCGGCCACTTCCAAGAGCAGGTGACCCTCCAGGGCTTCTGGCCCAGCACAGCGGGTGTCATTCTTTGAGAACATCTTGTGTTTATTGGCCACCAGCCAGCGAAAGAGGTCACCCAGGTTCTGGTCACAGACCCAGGGGTTGCGGGAGATGTCGAAACCATCCTCCATGTCCCGGACCGGCCTTCCTAGGGACACCCAGAGTCCTGTGGGCACGCTAGTCAGCGAGTTATTGGACAGGTCCACCATGTCCAGCCACTTCAGGCCTCGGAAGGTGCCCACTGCCACCGCGGCCAGCTGGTTGTCCTGGAGGAAAAGGTAGCGCAGGGCCGGCTGGGGCGCAAGCAGGTCCTCACCAAGGGCCCGCAACTGGTTCCCTTCCAGGTGCAAGCGTTCCAAACTCAGCGGGCCCTGCAGAAGGTCTGGCGGCAAGGTCTCCAGCTGATTGTCCCCAAGGTCAAGGGTGTGCAGGGAGGTGAGGCTGGCCAGCAGCCCAGGAGGCAGTGTCCGGAGACGGTTCCCTGACAGATCCAGATAGGCCAGCGCTTTCAGGCCGCGCAGCCAGGAGGCCTGCAGGGCCTGGAGCTGGTTCTGCTTCAGCACGAGAGTGTGCAGGACGGCGGCTGCCCGGAAGAGGCAGCAGGGCAGGCTGCTCAGGGCGTTGCGGGTGAGATCGAGCACGAGCAACCTGGGCACTGGCTGCAGGAGCTCAGCTGGCAGTGCCTCCAGCCGGTTGCTGGAGAGGTGCAATTCCTGCAGGCGGGGAGCCCCTCGCAGGGCGGCGATCGGCAGCTTGGTGAGGTTGGAGAACTCCACGACCAGGTGGATGGTGTCCGCCGGGATGGGGCTGGGGAACTTGGACGGTGACAGGCAGGAGACGGAGCTGCCGTTGACAGAGTGAAGGATCAGGCAGCCTTTGGGGCTTGGGATGACCCCCTGGGCAAAGGCCACAAACAGCACCAGGAGGAATAGGGTTCTGGGAAGATGGGGGCCCAGGCTCCCTGGGCTACAGGCAATGAGAGACAATGCTTGGTAAGCCACAGTGACAATAAGTACACCCAAGACTCTCTCCCTTTGTCCCATCACCATGGCCACTGACCTGGGCCGAGCCACCGTGTTGCTCACCAGGACTATTACCCTGACTTCCATCCCTGTCCCCAACAGCTGCCAGAAGGAACCCCTGTTTTAGGGAGAATTCTAATCCTGTGGCACCTGAGTTTCTGAGTCTGACCCTACATAACCACCATCTCCCATTGCTGTGGATTATTCCCAGTCCAACTAGCTAGTCACTTCTGAGCTGCTTTGTTTTCTGGATCTGTTATTGTCTCCCTAATCCTCTATTTGGCATGGTAGAGACAGAATAGGACAGAAAGGTCCTATTCATCCTGCAAAGCCCAAGCCCCAATGCCTACATTACCATGAAGCCTTCCCTGCCCTTCCTACACTGGACTCCTTCTCTCTGTCCAACCCCGACCAAATAGGGTTAGGTTATCTGTGTTCAGCTCTACCTTCCTCCGAGTGCGTGGGTACAGCCCCGAGCTCTAGGTGCGGAGGGTGTTTGGAACAGGCTAGGGGCCGGCTGGTCTTGGGAAGGGGTGGTTTAGAGTTGGTACCATAACCTGGAGAGGTCTGTagaagtctgtctgtctgtggtcAAGGCTGCTGGGTCCAAGCCCGCCCGTCTAATTCTGCCTCTGCCAGTTCAGCAGGTGGGACAGAAATGTCCCTGTGGCTGTGCGCTGCCTGGCGTCCAGGGCTGCCCAGGATGGATGGGGCAGAGACCTACCTCTGCTGTCTGCTCCAAGGGGACATAACggctcttctcccttccttcttttaggTCAGCTGACCTGGAGCAGGTAGCTTTATATCTGCTAGGACTGGAGGCAGGGAACCACCGTGGGGAAGTCCCCACCCCTGTCCTGTTCCGGATAGCAGCCGGGCAGTGAAGGGGACAGGTCAGGATTGCAAAACTGCTTCCTGAAAGTGCTTCCCGCCCACCTTCTCCGTCTCTTGCTCTGGCTTCTAAACAACTTTTTCTCCCCTTGcttcctgtttttgggggccacccAAATGTCTCTTGGGGTGAGTTCTCACCTCCCCTAACTCAGGATTCAAGAGTCAAGTTTGAGCTGTTCTTTGAGCAAGAGATAAGATTTAAGGAACAACCAGGAAGttaattgaaaaggaaaaaaaccttttgTCTTGAATGGGTGACATAttgttactggtttttttttttttaagtgttttgttttttttttaaagaagtcaaTGGTGagtcatgccaaaaaaaaaatctccatggtTTTTGAACAGTGGCTCAGGAGGAAACAAACTTGCTTTTGaactccagcactgccacaaACTACCTTGCTTTGTGAACTTAACAAAAGTTAAGCAACTGGCTTAACTTTTctttgactcagtttccccacccaGGAAGCTAAACTCAATCTCTGAGGGCCCCTTCTGCTGTTTGGTTTCTTTACCTGAGGTGGAAGTGCTAGTTCTTCTGAATTTTATTGTTTCCTAATAAATGCATTTTGGAGGCTACgaatttccctttgagaactgcaTTGGCTGTACCCCATGTAGTGCCTTCATTCTTGCTGAGTTCTAAATATTCAAGAATGATGTGTTAAGGTTGTCAGGATCCTTGCCTGCCTATGGCAGTCTCTAATGGGCTGCGTCCCTGTTCAGCTGTGAGGGGGACTGAGAATTCTGTCATAGGCTCAGAGACAGTGCTCTTGCTGGTGGAGGCAGGCACAGGTACAGAAAGGCAGAGAGATTATGAAGGGTACAGAAACAGGGCCGTGACACAAAGACAAGCAAAAATACCTAATCAGAACCAGAGACACAGCAGGACACACAGCAAATGACAGATGTGTGCAGCCCTGGCAGGAATGACACACATGATTCAAGAGGAGCTGTCAGAGGTTCACACAGCGTTTGCACTTTTGTTTAATGTGGGCCTTCAgcccggtgccagtggctcacgcctgtaatcctagctactcaggaggcaaagatcaggaggatcatggttcgaagccagcctgggcaaacagttctcgagactctatcttgaaaaatccgtcatgaaaaagggctggtggagtggctcaagatgtaggccctgagttcaaaccccagtaccgcaaaaaaaaaaaaaaaaaaagtgggcctTCCCCAGGATGAGGGGACAGGATCTGTATTTAGTACTGTCCCCAGAGCCCAGCCTGTGATGGGCTAATCGACATGGCTGGAGGACACGG
The sequence above is drawn from the Castor canadensis chromosome 14, mCasCan1.hap1v2, whole genome shotgun sequence genome and encodes:
- the Lrg1 gene encoding leucine-rich alpha-2-glycoprotein translates to MSPWSRQQSPGSLGPHLPRTLFLLVLFVAFAQGVIPSPKGCLILHSVNGSSVSCLSPSKFPSPIPADTIHLVVEFSNLTKLPIAALRGAPRLQELHLSSNRLEALPAELLQPVPRLLVLDLTRNALSSLPCCLFRAAAVLHTLVLKQNQLQALQASWLRGLKALAYLDLSGNRLRTLPPGLLASLTSLHTLDLGDNQLETLPPDLLQGPLSLERLHLEGNQLRALGEDLLAPQPALRYLFLQDNQLAAVAVGTFRGLKWLDMVDLSNNSLTSVPTGLWVSLGRPVRDMEDGFDISRNPWVCDQNLGDLFRWLVANKHKMFSKNDTRCAGPEALEGHLLLEVAGSQ